In Arthrobacter sp. SLBN-112, a genomic segment contains:
- a CDS encoding DUF6328 family protein, whose product MSDVEDYTGRTGRNETREEQLDRNWAELLQELRVLQTGVQILAGFLLTLPFQQRFEKLDGWEVGLYLANVVVAALTTAFILLPVSVHRRLFRKRLKETLVSSADTITKIALGGIALLSAGTAALVFDVAAGRSAGVTAGGALLGVMVVLLVFVPLRLNKQASGKASAPLPGKE is encoded by the coding sequence GTGTCCGACGTAGAGGACTACACGGGCCGGACGGGACGCAATGAGACCCGCGAGGAACAGCTTGACCGCAACTGGGCGGAACTCCTGCAGGAGCTTCGCGTGCTCCAGACCGGGGTGCAGATCCTGGCCGGCTTCCTGCTGACGCTGCCGTTCCAGCAGCGCTTTGAAAAGTTGGACGGCTGGGAGGTGGGCCTCTACTTGGCCAATGTCGTGGTCGCCGCCCTGACCACCGCCTTCATCCTCCTCCCGGTCAGCGTGCACCGCAGGCTCTTCCGGAAGCGGCTGAAGGAAACACTGGTGTCCAGCGCGGACACCATCACCAAAATCGCCCTTGGCGGCATCGCCCTGCTCAGCGCCGGAACCGCCGCCCTCGTCTTCGACGTAGCAGCCGGCCGTTCGGCCGGAGTTACCGCAGGCGGAGCCTTGCTGGGAGTCATGGTGGTGCTGCTGGTGTTCGTTCCGCTCCGACTCAACAAACAGGCCTCGGGGAAGGCCTCCGCGCCCCTCCCCGGCAAGGAGTAG
- a CDS encoding DUF6766 family protein, translating into MRKWAKEHGLLLANLGCFLVFFVGMVLSGAASYSEDQQAHGQPAASVLQFLGTGAFVEATFENWESEFLQMAMYVVLTVFLFQKGSSESKPMGRKSPQDEDPEHATISKASPWPVRRGGAVLKLYEHSLSILLFGLFLASFTLHAAGGVADYNQDQQSHGQPAITFLQYLGTSRFWFESFQNWQSEFLAVGVLVGASVYLREKGSPESKPVAEPHYETGA; encoded by the coding sequence ATGCGCAAGTGGGCTAAAGAACACGGACTGCTGCTGGCCAACCTGGGTTGCTTCCTGGTGTTCTTCGTGGGAATGGTCCTCTCCGGGGCCGCGTCCTACAGCGAGGACCAGCAGGCCCATGGCCAGCCGGCCGCCTCAGTCCTGCAGTTCCTGGGCACCGGAGCCTTCGTGGAGGCCACCTTCGAGAACTGGGAATCGGAGTTCCTGCAAATGGCCATGTATGTGGTCCTGACCGTGTTCCTGTTCCAGAAGGGCTCCTCTGAGTCGAAGCCGATGGGGAGGAAGTCGCCCCAGGACGAAGACCCGGAGCACGCCACGATCAGCAAAGCGTCACCATGGCCGGTGCGGCGCGGCGGAGCCGTCCTCAAGCTGTACGAACACTCCCTGTCGATCCTGTTGTTCGGACTCTTCCTTGCCTCGTTCACACTGCATGCCGCCGGCGGCGTGGCCGATTACAACCAGGACCAGCAAAGCCACGGCCAGCCCGCCATCACCTTCCTGCAGTATCTGGGTACCAGCCGCTTCTGGTTTGAGTCCTTCCAGAACTGGCAAAGCGAGTTCCTGGCTGTCGGAGTCCTGGTGGGCGCGTCGGTCTATCTCCGCGAGAAGGGGTCCCCGGAGTCGAAGCCCGTCGCAGAACCGCATTACGAGACAGGGGCCTGA
- a CDS encoding glycerate kinase — MRILIAPDKFKGSLTAAEAAAAIAEGALRVYPDAVATQFPIADGGEGTLEAAVAAGYEERLNAVVGPILAPVGAAWAIHKAAGGKVTAVIETAQASGLADMEPTPANAARAHSYGCGQLIAAALDAGATEIVLGLGGSAMTDGGSGALRALGLKPLDAAGNVVPLGGGSLADVVSLDTSGLDPRLAATTFRIAVDVRNPLYGPSGAAHVFGPQKGADQDAAELLDAGLRNWASILREVTGRDVNVPGAGAAGGFPASFLAFTNATLEGGFALVAGLTGLAGQLDSADLVITGEGSMDSQSLTGKAPIALADAARERGIPVIVVAGRILVTLEDLAGHGVVAAAQLLDVASGPDDAVANAGKYLTWATSQVLEGA, encoded by the coding sequence ATGCGCATTCTTATTGCTCCGGACAAGTTCAAGGGGTCCCTCACGGCGGCAGAAGCGGCCGCCGCCATCGCCGAAGGGGCACTGCGCGTGTATCCGGACGCCGTGGCCACCCAATTCCCCATCGCCGACGGCGGGGAGGGGACCTTGGAAGCCGCCGTGGCGGCCGGGTATGAAGAGCGGCTTAATGCCGTGGTGGGACCGATCCTGGCCCCCGTTGGCGCCGCCTGGGCCATCCACAAAGCTGCTGGCGGCAAGGTCACGGCAGTGATCGAGACGGCACAGGCGTCCGGACTGGCCGACATGGAACCGACCCCGGCAAACGCTGCGCGGGCCCACAGCTACGGCTGCGGCCAGCTCATCGCCGCCGCCCTGGACGCAGGCGCAACCGAGATCGTGCTGGGCCTGGGCGGTTCTGCAATGACCGACGGCGGGAGCGGCGCCCTCCGCGCCCTGGGATTGAAGCCCCTTGATGCTGCCGGCAATGTGGTGCCCCTCGGCGGCGGCTCCCTGGCCGACGTCGTCTCGCTGGACACGTCCGGGCTGGACCCGAGACTCGCCGCCACCACCTTCCGGATCGCCGTGGACGTCCGCAACCCGCTCTATGGCCCGTCCGGTGCCGCCCACGTCTTCGGCCCCCAGAAAGGTGCGGACCAGGACGCCGCGGAACTGCTCGACGCCGGCCTGCGCAACTGGGCGTCAATCCTTCGGGAAGTGACGGGCCGGGACGTCAACGTCCCCGGCGCCGGCGCCGCCGGTGGCTTCCCGGCGTCGTTCCTTGCCTTCACCAACGCCACGCTGGAAGGCGGCTTCGCGCTGGTGGCCGGCCTGACCGGCCTGGCCGGCCAGCTGGACAGCGCGGACCTGGTGATCACCGGTGAAGGGTCCATGGACTCGCAGTCGCTGACCGGCAAAGCGCCCATTGCGCTCGCGGATGCAGCCCGGGAGCGGGGGATTCCGGTGATCGTGGTGGCCGGCCGGATCCTGGTGACCCTCGAAGACCTCGCCGGCCACGGCGTGGTTGCCGCGGCGCAGTTGCTCGATGTCGCCTCGGGCCCGGACGACGCCGTCGCCAACGCCGGCAAGTACCTCACCTGGGCAACAAGCCAGGTACTCGAGGGCGCCTGA
- a CDS encoding SDR family oxidoreductase → MPDTSNFTPTAAIVTASDSGIGKATAVALARAGMDVGVTWHTDKAGAEGTAEEIRSLGQKAVVRHLDTTELGAAAGVIDDLAGELGGLDVFVNNAGAGANTKFLDMGIDDWMRILDTNLNGAFVCLQAAARRMVKAGSGGRLIAVSSVHEFQPRVGSSAYDASKHGLGGLMKTLALELGQYGITANTVAPGEIATPMTGQEDRDPTTIRRPGVPLGRPGHAREIADVIAFLASPASSYVTGAAWVVDGGMLQMGPQAGSHLTGNDWRDG, encoded by the coding sequence ATGCCGGACACCAGCAATTTCACGCCCACCGCTGCAATCGTTACTGCCTCCGACTCCGGGATTGGCAAGGCCACCGCGGTGGCGCTCGCCCGCGCCGGGATGGATGTTGGCGTCACCTGGCATACGGACAAGGCGGGTGCGGAGGGTACTGCCGAGGAAATCCGAAGCCTCGGGCAAAAGGCTGTGGTCCGGCACCTGGACACCACGGAACTCGGGGCCGCCGCCGGCGTCATAGACGACCTCGCCGGGGAGCTGGGCGGCCTGGACGTCTTCGTGAACAATGCCGGCGCCGGGGCAAATACCAAGTTCCTTGACATGGGGATTGACGACTGGATGCGGATCCTGGACACCAACCTCAATGGCGCCTTCGTCTGCCTGCAGGCAGCGGCCCGGCGAATGGTCAAGGCCGGCAGCGGCGGCCGCCTGATTGCCGTGTCCAGCGTCCATGAGTTCCAGCCCCGCGTTGGCTCCTCCGCCTACGACGCGTCCAAGCACGGCCTGGGCGGCTTGATGAAGACGTTGGCTTTGGAGCTGGGCCAGTACGGCATCACGGCCAATACGGTGGCCCCCGGCGAGATCGCCACGCCCATGACGGGGCAGGAGGATCGGGATCCGACGACGATCAGGCGGCCCGGCGTGCCGCTCGGCAGGCCCGGGCATGCGCGGGAGATCGCCGACGTCATTGCGTTCCTCGCCTCGCCTGCCTCCAGCTACGTGACCGGCGCGGCCTGGGTGGTGGACGGCGGAATGCTGCAGATGGGCCCGCAGGCCGGTTCCCACCTCACCGGCAACGACTGGCGGGACGGGTAG
- a CDS encoding class I SAM-dependent methyltransferase: MIPKLVRLSRSAPKDRHKAWDQYWAGITATGSGGEVLWDSGSDHEFLGYKDNLLRYLDPARPVVDAGCGHGSFTRALAGVFPRVVGVDVSPHAVDMARRQSEGSANPIFEARDMTASGAGAALAESIHAGVDGANVFIRGVLHVLDRTHQKALVENLRTLAGSGGTVFMAETNFHGNPVEYVTHLGATARGIPAPLELAIRGLPMPGHFGPEERERAFPTSDWELLEDGHVAIETNPASGVPGQDRVPGYYAVVRPRR, from the coding sequence ATGATCCCCAAGCTCGTCAGGTTGTCGCGGAGCGCTCCGAAGGACCGGCACAAGGCGTGGGACCAGTATTGGGCCGGCATCACCGCCACGGGCTCGGGCGGTGAGGTCCTGTGGGATTCGGGCAGTGACCACGAATTCCTCGGCTACAAGGACAACCTGCTGCGGTACCTGGACCCGGCCCGCCCCGTGGTGGACGCCGGTTGTGGCCACGGCAGCTTTACCCGGGCGCTCGCCGGGGTCTTCCCGCGGGTTGTTGGCGTGGATGTCTCGCCGCACGCGGTGGACATGGCGCGGCGGCAGTCCGAAGGAAGCGCCAACCCCATTTTTGAAGCACGCGATATGACTGCATCAGGTGCCGGCGCTGCCCTCGCCGAGTCCATCCACGCGGGCGTTGATGGTGCCAATGTCTTCATCCGCGGAGTCCTGCACGTCCTGGATCGCACCCATCAAAAGGCGCTCGTGGAAAACCTGCGGACCCTGGCCGGCAGCGGCGGCACCGTCTTCATGGCGGAAACCAATTTCCATGGGAATCCGGTGGAGTACGTGACCCACCTGGGCGCCACCGCCCGCGGCATTCCGGCGCCGCTGGAACTGGCCATCCGCGGGCTGCCGATGCCCGGGCACTTCGGCCCCGAAGAACGCGAACGGGCCTTCCCGACGTCGGACTGGGAACTCCTGGAGGACGGTCACGTTGCCATCGAAACCAACCCCGCGTCGGGCGTCCCCGGACAGGACCGGGTGCCCGGATACTACGCTGTGGTCCGTCCGCGGCGGTAG
- a CDS encoding ATP-binding protein, with amino-acid sequence MTAVPSDARPPRTAIVADSDAGRLALNAHALRRAGYTVLEAADADGLARLLDEFEPSVIIADAPLSAVRTTAPVLAMVDLDDPADIAAADPSGVHDCITKPPAPQELVHRASVLIEQVSRRRASRQEAEALREQLREVSAAVRATNNPQEIANHVVAGFGRTFKADYVVLATFEDHRVPVITATWRRRGLVELHPDELPGEDEARATADALWAGTETMSADGSEADAHAHAPAVAGAASTLAVPIGEGNSSLGIIWIAMMERPRTWSSAELGLIQHVAGNAAYGLIQSHLINSQQQVVKQLRELDKAKTDFLATVNHELRTPLTSIMAYLDMIQESTEHPVSKEVHQMLDIVVRNTERLRTLIEDMLSVSRGGLDDTMMHLAPVRLGQTLDLVAAALRPLATLQNVTIDVDPVPEDPEILADEVQLQQVFTNLVSNAIKFTPSGGRIEVGSESHAGADGSKWATVRIADTGIGISSDEINHVFTRFYRASNAMNGAIPGTGLGLAISKDIVDRHGGRIDVASTLGAGTTVTVSLPVGTDHAQVN; translated from the coding sequence GTGACGGCTGTGCCGAGTGACGCGCGCCCGCCCCGCACCGCCATCGTCGCCGATTCCGACGCCGGACGGCTGGCCCTCAACGCGCACGCCCTGCGGAGGGCCGGCTACACCGTCCTTGAAGCCGCCGACGCCGATGGGCTCGCCCGGCTGCTGGACGAATTCGAACCCTCCGTCATCATCGCGGACGCGCCCCTGTCAGCGGTCCGGACGACGGCCCCGGTCCTGGCGATGGTGGACCTGGACGACCCCGCGGATATCGCGGCAGCGGATCCTTCCGGCGTCCACGATTGCATTACCAAGCCGCCCGCACCACAGGAACTGGTCCACCGCGCGTCGGTCCTTATCGAGCAGGTATCCCGCCGCCGCGCCTCACGGCAGGAGGCCGAGGCCCTCCGCGAGCAGCTCCGTGAAGTCTCCGCGGCAGTACGTGCCACCAACAATCCACAGGAGATTGCCAACCACGTTGTAGCCGGATTCGGCCGGACCTTCAAGGCCGACTACGTTGTCCTGGCCACCTTCGAGGACCACCGGGTCCCGGTGATCACGGCCACCTGGCGCCGGCGCGGCCTGGTGGAGCTGCACCCCGATGAACTGCCCGGCGAGGATGAAGCCCGCGCCACGGCGGATGCGCTCTGGGCGGGCACGGAAACTATGTCTGCCGACGGAAGCGAGGCTGATGCGCATGCCCACGCGCCTGCCGTCGCCGGGGCCGCCTCCACCTTGGCGGTCCCCATTGGTGAAGGGAATTCGTCCCTGGGCATCATCTGGATCGCCATGATGGAGCGGCCCAGGACCTGGTCCAGCGCCGAACTGGGGCTGATCCAGCACGTGGCGGGCAACGCCGCGTACGGGCTCATCCAAAGCCACCTGATCAACAGCCAGCAGCAGGTGGTCAAGCAACTGCGCGAACTCGACAAGGCAAAAACAGACTTCCTGGCCACGGTAAACCACGAGCTGAGGACGCCGCTGACCTCGATCATGGCGTACCTGGACATGATCCAGGAAAGCACCGAGCACCCGGTGTCCAAGGAAGTCCACCAAATGCTGGACATCGTGGTCCGCAACACAGAACGGCTGCGCACGCTCATCGAGGATATGCTCAGCGTCTCGCGCGGCGGCCTGGATGACACCATGATGCACCTGGCACCGGTGCGCCTGGGGCAGACCCTTGACCTGGTGGCCGCGGCCCTGCGTCCGCTGGCCACCCTGCAGAACGTCACCATCGACGTCGACCCTGTTCCGGAGGATCCCGAGATCCTCGCCGACGAGGTGCAGCTGCAGCAGGTCTTCACCAACCTGGTGTCCAACGCCATCAAGTTCACCCCCAGCGGCGGACGGATCGAGGTGGGCAGCGAGTCCCACGCCGGTGCCGACGGATCAAAGTGGGCCACAGTCCGGATCGCCGATACCGGAATCGGCATTTCCAGCGACGAGATCAACCATGTGTTCACCCGCTTCTACCGGGCTTCCAACGCCATGAACGGGGCCATCCCGGGAACGGGCCTGGGCCTGGCCATCTCCAAGGACATTGTGGACCGCCACGGCGGCAGAATCGATGTGGCCTCCACCCTGGGCGCCGGCACCACCGTGACTGTCAGCCTCCCCGTTGGCACTGACCACGCCCAGGTCAACTAA